The following are encoded together in the Capsulimonas corticalis genome:
- a CDS encoding aspartyl protease family protein produces the protein MKYAIFARCAPPVLLFVSLAAPAAQAASSPSSETLTSVLAKHAKAVLVPGVKQPDGDQETVYTISAGGLFGTLQETNAKPRKFRVDMILGPLHEITADNGVTGWSQDSTGNVRVVRGAELTENRASASFSLESYDPIKDAKKGKVKLRAGRETGTGAFILDVAPTGGTAQTIYVNSKTYMIDKIVAHTGAVSGTVAIRSYKAVEGERLPAVLDISYAGLPFTVRAELKSSQHIAKADPALFQVPDSAKDYEFLAAAADKSVDVPFTFDQGEIVVAATINDHPVRLIVDSGAGTSFITGKASDAIGLKPQGDIAAVGYGGAAATGIATKATIDLPGLARIHGQLIYVIKDSKVAQALNDRAQVDGALGYDLFARFRVHIDYDKHILRLTDHSVPVSASAGATHWPIRLINKTPVAAAIIDGKHAGNFLVDTGDTGSVHLYTRFARKNGLLPTAATPGATSRTGVGIGGAISETQTDGHTLTIGKIGIRNISVSTIAGAGVSDLSELAGGIGGDVLKRFDVTFDYPNLTILLEPKIFDTGSSTSNPAPALTLDDILKRHLRAMGGEDALRAIRSTRIRGTIDTGGVIGQLTTAFAEPGKEYEEDQIGILNVKQGYDGASAWRRDSNGNTRLLSGDEIKDLRNQVFFDTNSYVFTDKVPGKRALRAAREPGTGNYIVDVTPDGGKPSTIYFDPISFLLVKEQHNDDDVVSTTTFSDFVRIGGVLYPRKQHITNGNERYDVNITAMKIENNVDLAGALFALPAVSKNYTFLKPGAHSATIPFVFDDGAIGFKARINGKPVVLLLDSGASGIAISQKAAKSLGLKQGGFLEARGYGGSTDLRPIEMDSLEIPGAVKLTKITAVAVNLPEELDSFLGHPVAGFVGYDLLSRFVVRVDFPNRTMTFTEPAAFHPSPSDGSPVPIALEDDIPNTTAQVDTLPPARFLIDTGDVAAVRLYGPYVQDKGLAKKYPKGMITSGGGIGGISEARQVRVKTVTLGGIALTGVPTDFSLDAKGGASQLNAGSIGSGLLSRFTVTFDYANNRIFLGRNTGSLKPFDTRTTGAGLSASTDVDGNSHYFIDSAMPSAPIAKADISPADELLKIDGQPVSKLGLAQARQVLSKYQGKSAAVLVFRTPHGRFKTVRAEFFDPLQ, from the coding sequence GTGAAATACGCAATCTTCGCGCGATGCGCGCCGCCCGTGCTTTTGTTCGTCTCGCTCGCCGCTCCGGCGGCGCAGGCGGCTTCGTCCCCTTCCTCCGAAACCCTGACTTCCGTGCTGGCGAAGCACGCGAAGGCGGTGCTCGTCCCAGGCGTTAAACAGCCGGACGGGGATCAGGAGACGGTCTATACGATCAGCGCCGGCGGACTCTTCGGCACGCTTCAGGAGACCAACGCCAAGCCGCGTAAGTTCCGCGTGGATATGATTTTGGGACCGCTCCATGAGATCACGGCGGACAACGGCGTGACCGGATGGTCGCAGGACAGCACCGGCAACGTGCGCGTGGTGCGCGGCGCGGAGCTGACGGAAAACAGGGCGTCGGCGTCGTTTTCGCTGGAGTCTTACGACCCCATCAAGGACGCCAAAAAAGGCAAGGTGAAGCTTCGGGCGGGGCGAGAGACGGGGACGGGCGCTTTTATTCTCGATGTCGCGCCGACCGGCGGGACGGCGCAGACGATCTATGTGAACTCCAAAACGTACATGATCGATAAGATCGTGGCGCATACGGGCGCGGTTTCCGGCACGGTCGCCATCCGATCCTACAAGGCCGTGGAGGGCGAACGCCTCCCGGCGGTGCTGGACATCAGCTACGCGGGCCTGCCGTTCACCGTGCGCGCGGAGCTGAAATCGTCTCAGCACATCGCCAAAGCCGATCCGGCTCTCTTCCAGGTCCCAGATTCCGCGAAGGACTACGAGTTCCTCGCGGCGGCGGCCGACAAATCCGTCGACGTTCCCTTTACGTTCGATCAGGGCGAAATCGTCGTCGCCGCCACAATCAACGATCATCCCGTGCGGCTGATCGTCGACAGCGGCGCCGGCACGAGCTTTATCACCGGCAAGGCGTCGGACGCCATCGGCCTCAAGCCGCAGGGCGATATTGCGGCGGTGGGATACGGCGGCGCGGCCGCGACCGGGATCGCCACGAAGGCGACGATCGATTTGCCGGGACTGGCGCGAATCCACGGGCAGCTAATCTATGTGATCAAAGATTCCAAAGTCGCGCAGGCATTGAACGATCGGGCGCAGGTGGACGGCGCGCTGGGCTACGATCTGTTCGCGCGCTTCCGCGTTCACATCGACTACGATAAGCATATTCTGCGGCTCACGGACCACAGCGTTCCCGTCTCGGCATCGGCCGGGGCCACGCACTGGCCGATCCGCCTGATCAATAAAACTCCCGTCGCCGCCGCCATCATCGACGGCAAGCACGCCGGGAACTTCCTGGTAGACACCGGCGATACCGGCTCCGTTCACCTGTATACGCGCTTCGCGCGCAAGAACGGGCTGCTCCCGACGGCGGCTACTCCCGGCGCGACATCGCGGACGGGCGTCGGCATCGGCGGCGCGATCAGCGAAACCCAGACCGATGGTCATACGCTGACCATCGGCAAAATCGGGATCCGCAATATTTCGGTCTCCACGATCGCCGGCGCCGGCGTCTCCGATCTGTCGGAGCTTGCGGGCGGAATCGGCGGCGACGTGCTGAAACGGTTCGACGTCACATTTGACTATCCCAACCTGACGATCTTGCTTGAGCCGAAGATCTTCGATACAGGATCATCCACATCCAATCCGGCGCCGGCCCTGACGCTGGACGATATTCTCAAGCGTCATTTGCGGGCGATGGGCGGCGAGGATGCGCTGCGCGCGATCCGGAGCACGCGGATTCGCGGGACGATCGACACCGGCGGCGTTATCGGCCAGCTCACGACGGCCTTCGCCGAGCCCGGCAAGGAGTACGAGGAAGACCAGATCGGCATCCTGAACGTCAAGCAGGGTTACGACGGCGCCAGCGCCTGGCGGCGCGACAGCAACGGCAACACGCGCCTGCTCTCCGGCGATGAGATCAAAGACCTGCGCAATCAAGTCTTCTTCGACACCAACTCTTACGTTTTCACGGACAAGGTTCCCGGCAAGCGCGCGCTGCGCGCCGCGCGCGAGCCTGGAACCGGAAACTACATCGTGGATGTCACGCCCGACGGCGGCAAGCCCAGCACGATTTACTTCGATCCGATCAGCTTCCTTCTCGTCAAAGAACAGCATAACGACGACGATGTGGTCTCGACCACCACCTTTTCGGACTTCGTACGGATCGGCGGCGTGCTTTATCCGCGCAAGCAGCATATCACGAACGGCAATGAGCGGTACGATGTGAACATCACCGCCATGAAGATCGAAAACAATGTCGATCTCGCCGGCGCGCTCTTCGCGCTGCCCGCCGTCTCTAAGAACTATACGTTCCTGAAGCCCGGCGCGCACTCGGCGACGATCCCGTTCGTGTTCGACGACGGCGCGATCGGGTTCAAGGCGCGCATCAACGGCAAACCAGTCGTATTGCTGCTCGACAGCGGCGCCAGCGGCATCGCCATCAGTCAAAAGGCGGCCAAGTCTCTCGGACTCAAACAGGGCGGATTTCTGGAGGCGCGCGGTTACGGCGGCTCGACGGACCTGCGCCCGATCGAGATGGACAGCCTGGAGATTCCCGGCGCGGTCAAGCTGACCAAGATCACCGCCGTCGCGGTGAACCTGCCCGAGGAGCTGGATAGTTTTCTCGGACATCCCGTCGCGGGATTTGTCGGGTACGATCTGCTGTCCCGTTTTGTCGTGCGCGTCGATTTCCCCAACCGCACGATGACGTTCACCGAACCTGCCGCCTTCCATCCCTCGCCGTCCGACGGCTCTCCGGTCCCCATCGCTCTGGAGGACGATATCCCCAACACCACGGCGCAGGTGGACACGCTGCCGCCGGCGCGCTTCTTGATCGATACCGGCGATGTCGCCGCCGTGCGCCTTTACGGGCCGTATGTGCAGGACAAGGGGCTGGCGAAGAAGTATCCGAAGGGAATGATCACCTCGGGCGGCGGCATCGGCGGAATCTCCGAGGCCCGGCAGGTTCGGGTCAAGACCGTCACGCTCGGGGGCATCGCGCTGACCGGGGTCCCGACGGATTTTTCTCTGGACGCCAAGGGCGGCGCGTCGCAGCTCAACGCCGGCTCGATCGGCTCGGGCCTGCTTTCGCGCTTCACCGTGACGTTCGACTATGCGAACAACCGGATCTTTCTGGGTCGTAACACCGGAAGCCTGAAACCGTTCGACACCCGGACGACGGGCGCGGGTCTCTCCGCCAGCACAGATGTCGATGGCAATTCGCACTACTTCATCGATTCCGCGATGCCCTCGGCGCCGATCGCCAAGGCCGATATTTCGCCGGCGGACGAGCTGCTCAAAATCGACGGACAGCCTGTTTCCAAATTAGGTCTTGCGCAGGCGCGGCAAGTGCTGTCAAAATACCAGGGAAAATCCGCCGCCGTGCTGGTGTTTCGGACGCCGCATGGGCGCTTCAAAACCGTACGGGCGGAGTTTTTCGACCCATTGCAATAA
- a CDS encoding BON domain-containing protein — protein MREMILRRRSLPALGLAVLLTASALTGCGSKGGQDTAASNPSAGQAGDDALIGTQVQSAVTTDPKLDGAEITADAKAGVVTLTGTVPAAAGKAAAEEDAKKVAGVKSVVNSLTVKK, from the coding sequence ATGCGTGAGATGATTCTGCGGCGACGCAGCCTGCCGGCCCTTGGACTCGCTGTCCTCTTGACAGCGTCCGCCCTGACGGGCTGTGGATCGAAAGGCGGCCAAGACACCGCCGCCTCCAATCCCAGCGCGGGGCAGGCCGGGGACGATGCTCTGATTGGAACTCAGGTTCAGAGCGCGGTCACCACGGATCCGAAGCTGGATGGAGCGGAGATCACGGCGGACGCCAAAGCGGGCGTCGTGACTCTGACCGGTACGGTCCCCGCCGCCGCCGGAAAAGCCGCGGCGGAAGAGGACGCAAAAAAAGTCGCCGGCGTGAAAAGCGTCGTGAATAGCCTCACCGTCAAGAAATAG
- a CDS encoding NAD(+)/NADH kinase, which translates to MANAGKDAALHVAKAADEYLRARGVAVLLQHHVAEEIGDAGRGLSDSEVTDADAVLVMGGDGTILATSRECASKGTPMLPIHLGRFGFLTEVSPEDLNPALDALLSGNFTVDERMMLRCESLRGADEEDQASAFALNDVVIANGPLSRVLHLRMSVNGKYVTTYAADGIIIATPTGSTAYSLSAGGPLVHPSMQTILVTPICPHTLTARALLVPEDAEITIVVERDPQDMVRVTVDGQVGFPLLAGDEIKVRRSPYPARLLTVGGADFYDKLQSKLRWGERMVY; encoded by the coding sequence ATGGCGAATGCAGGAAAGGACGCGGCGCTCCATGTGGCCAAGGCGGCGGATGAATATCTGCGCGCTCGGGGCGTAGCGGTCCTGCTTCAGCATCATGTGGCGGAGGAGATTGGCGACGCCGGGCGCGGTCTCAGCGACAGTGAAGTGACGGACGCCGACGCCGTGCTGGTGATGGGCGGCGACGGCACGATCCTGGCGACATCGCGCGAGTGCGCGTCCAAAGGCACGCCGATGCTTCCGATACATTTGGGTCGCTTCGGCTTTTTGACGGAAGTGTCGCCGGAGGATTTGAACCCGGCGCTGGACGCCCTGCTCAGCGGCAATTTCACCGTCGATGAGCGGATGATGCTACGCTGCGAATCGCTGCGCGGCGCCGACGAGGAAGATCAAGCGTCGGCGTTCGCGCTGAACGATGTGGTGATCGCCAACGGTCCTTTGTCCCGCGTGCTGCATCTGCGCATGTCGGTCAACGGCAAATATGTGACGACTTATGCGGCCGATGGGATCATCATCGCCACGCCGACGGGGTCCACGGCGTATTCGCTCTCGGCCGGCGGGCCGCTGGTTCATCCGAGCATGCAGACGATCCTTGTGACGCCGATCTGTCCGCATACGCTGACGGCGCGCGCGCTGCTTGTGCCCGAGGACGCCGAGATCACAATCGTCGTCGAGCGCGACCCGCAGGACATGGTCCGCGTGACCGTCGACGGTCAGGTCGGCTTCCCGCTGCTCGCGGGCGATGAAATCAAGGTGCGCCGGTCGCCCTATCCCGCCCGCCTTCTCACCGTCGGCGGCGCCGACTTTTACGACAAGCTCCAGAGCAAACTGCGCTGGGGCGAACGAATGGTGTACTAA
- a CDS encoding DUF5658 family protein: protein MFFKKDVLLAQEYLGFLLLNMFDLFLTGLIFRLHGDEANGIAVFIMEHYGLAGFAIYKFLLVLVVVLACEGISLSSIRKSRIIITAGCLVYLMVVFWECFLVTTHLYPKPAEPEEISSSANAAPNNGVDPRWANALAPHKRGDKVRRNPGNPGNAPQGPGQNVNPVVGGDKGNQNVPRPSGNL, encoded by the coding sequence ATGTTTTTTAAAAAGGATGTTCTTCTCGCCCAGGAGTACCTGGGTTTTCTGCTGCTGAATATGTTCGACCTGTTCTTGACGGGACTGATTTTCCGGCTCCATGGCGATGAAGCCAATGGAATCGCCGTTTTTATCATGGAGCATTATGGTCTGGCCGGTTTCGCCATCTATAAATTTTTGCTTGTCCTGGTCGTCGTTCTGGCGTGCGAGGGGATCTCGCTTAGCAGCATTCGTAAGTCCCGGATCATCATCACGGCGGGATGCCTGGTCTACTTGATGGTCGTGTTCTGGGAATGCTTCCTGGTGACGACGCATCTGTACCCGAAGCCGGCTGAGCCGGAAGAGATCAGCTCCAGCGCGAACGCCGCGCCCAACAACGGAGTCGATCCGCGCTGGGCGAACGCCTTAGCGCCCCACAAGCGTGGCGACAAGGTACGGCGAAACCCCGGTAACCCCGGGAACGCTCCGCAAGGCCCCGGACAAAACGTCAACCCGGTCGTCGGTGGCGACAAAGGTAATCAAAACGTGCCCCGGCCCAGTGGTAATCTCTAA
- a CDS encoding copper amine oxidase N-terminal domain-containing protein, with translation MSYTLNGQAVALTEEPHEKDGVVYVPLKEVVTALGGTVTWDNETKTAAATIGQWTATFQMAENTADVNGTAVTYSAPSYVDNGELYVPVDFFQQAYGYKLAGSGTDVSLSV, from the coding sequence ATGAGCTACACATTGAATGGACAGGCGGTCGCGTTGACCGAAGAACCGCATGAAAAAGACGGCGTCGTCTACGTGCCATTGAAAGAAGTCGTCACCGCCCTCGGCGGAACGGTCACCTGGGACAACGAAACCAAGACCGCCGCCGCGACCATCGGCCAGTGGACGGCGACGTTCCAGATGGCGGAAAACACCGCGGACGTCAACGGCACCGCCGTGACATACTCCGCCCCGTCCTATGTCGACAACGGCGAACTCTACGTTCCCGTCGACTTCTTCCAGCAAGCCTACGGCTACAAACTCGCCGGCTCCGGCACGGATGTCTCGCTGTCGGTTTGA
- the recN gene encoding DNA repair protein RecN produces the protein MLQELHIENFALIDRLSLTFGPGLNVLTGETGAGKSIIIDALGLVLGERANANDLIRTGADRSVVEAVFDISGEPPAVREKIAELGLETDDEAVLLITRELRRGSGKSQCRINGRLMPVSTLKEVGENLVDVHGQHEHQSLLAADRHIDVLDKWLGKSVLALRADVAARVSELNGLRRELERLRLDARERTRTLDLYRFQQEEIDAASLAAGEEDDLGAERSRIANAEKLATGAAEAHAYLTGDDSGKGALDLVNAALASVEHASGMDETLAPVVEMIQGALSYLEDGAHELRSYQEAIEYDPERLEEIESRLNLIRTLKRKYGDTVEEILAYGVELRENLDRLENSEEREADLTAQIEKGENDLTKVAAKLTAARKTGAKDFASKIAAELGDLGMTATKFEVSIEAQPVTSKGADHIEFLLSPNPGEPLRPLAKIASGGEMSRIMLAMKSVIVREGGMPTMIFDEIDVGVGGRTGQVLGEKLEALGRESQILCITHLAQIASRAGDHFYIEKNVAQGRTSVTVAPLTTEQRVDEIVRMLGGSKRTEAVVQHAKDMLAAR, from the coding sequence ATGCTTCAGGAACTGCATATTGAAAATTTCGCCCTGATCGACCGGCTGTCGCTGACGTTTGGTCCAGGGCTCAATGTTTTGACGGGGGAAACGGGCGCCGGAAAATCGATCATCATTGATGCGCTGGGGCTGGTCCTCGGAGAGCGGGCGAATGCGAACGATTTGATCCGCACCGGAGCGGACCGGTCGGTGGTCGAGGCGGTCTTCGATATCTCGGGGGAGCCGCCGGCCGTACGCGAGAAGATCGCGGAGCTGGGGCTGGAGACCGATGATGAGGCGGTGCTGCTGATCACGCGCGAACTACGGCGTGGCAGCGGCAAGTCTCAGTGCCGTATCAATGGTCGTCTGATGCCGGTGTCCACCTTGAAGGAAGTCGGGGAGAATCTGGTCGATGTCCATGGACAGCACGAGCATCAATCGCTGCTGGCCGCCGATCGGCATATCGATGTCCTCGACAAATGGCTGGGAAAATCCGTGCTGGCGCTGCGCGCCGATGTGGCGGCGCGCGTGTCCGAACTGAACGGGCTGCGGCGTGAGCTGGAGCGCCTGCGGCTGGACGCCCGCGAGCGCACGCGGACGCTGGATCTGTATCGGTTCCAGCAGGAAGAGATCGACGCCGCGAGCTTAGCCGCTGGGGAAGAGGATGACCTGGGCGCGGAGCGCAGCCGCATCGCGAACGCGGAGAAACTGGCGACGGGCGCAGCGGAGGCGCACGCTTATCTGACGGGCGACGATAGCGGCAAAGGCGCTCTGGACCTCGTGAACGCCGCGCTGGCGTCCGTCGAGCACGCCAGCGGCATGGACGAAACGCTCGCGCCGGTCGTAGAGATGATCCAGGGCGCTTTGTCGTATCTGGAGGACGGCGCGCACGAACTGCGCAGCTACCAGGAAGCGATTGAGTACGACCCCGAGCGGCTGGAAGAGATCGAAAGCCGCCTGAACCTGATCCGGACCTTGAAACGTAAATACGGCGACACGGTTGAGGAGATCCTGGCCTACGGCGTCGAGCTGCGGGAAAATTTGGACCGCTTGGAAAACTCCGAGGAGCGCGAGGCGGACCTGACGGCGCAGATCGAGAAGGGCGAGAATGACTTGACGAAGGTCGCGGCGAAGCTTACGGCGGCGCGCAAGACGGGCGCGAAAGATTTCGCTTCCAAGATCGCCGCCGAGCTGGGCGATCTGGGGATGACGGCGACGAAGTTCGAAGTCAGCATCGAAGCGCAGCCGGTGACGAGCAAAGGCGCTGACCATATTGAGTTTTTGCTGTCGCCCAATCCCGGCGAGCCGCTGCGCCCCCTGGCCAAGATCGCGTCGGGCGGCGAAATGTCGCGCATCATGCTGGCGATGAAATCCGTCATCGTGCGCGAGGGCGGCATGCCGACGATGATCTTCGACGAAATCGACGTGGGCGTCGGCGGCCGCACCGGTCAGGTTTTGGGAGAAAAGCTGGAAGCGCTGGGCCGCGAGTCGCAGATCCTTTGCATCACGCATCTGGCGCAGATCGCATCGCGCGCCGGCGACCATTTTTATATTGAGAAGAATGTCGCCCAGGGACGAACGTCCGTCACCGTCGCGCCGCTGACGACGGAGCAGCGCGTGGACGAGATTGTGCGGATGCTGGGGGGCAGCAAAAGGACGGAAGCCGTGGTGCAGCATGCGAAAGACATGCTGGCCGCCCGCTAA
- a CDS encoding tetratricopeptide repeat protein translates to MGILLPALVLAATSAAFAAPDADQLYQQGVKDYKSGNLAAAQSELKQYLVAAPQDGPAHGLLGYIYLRNNDAADAILHLKQAVAITPKDYSAHNNLGAAYLKANQTDAAIAEYKIVTAATPASASAHFNLGNAYAQLEQYPAAIKEYQLSIARQPSAPTYINLGYALEKSGKFAPAAEAYRSAAAIDPKNSSAWLNAGLLYQQTGDTGKAIGALSRAVALGTEHKYPAHFALGEAYAATNRQPEAISEFQVASRLQPKEFAPWFNLAIVQSRAGDLLASIAAYRKALEIKPGDKATTLNLGIALGDAGKTDEAIALLNQVADADPDGAEAHVALGEIYTRQGDYAKAKGELKTALENKPDDLDIKLALADLYYAQKNYLDAVTLYDNVAKAEPRNSNAQNSRGLAHEALGDLVTAIDAFQAALDADPKNAIAQNNLGVVYEKQGRTTVALAAYRKAVQIDPNLKEARENVSRFSRK, encoded by the coding sequence ATGGGAATTCTACTACCGGCCCTCGTTCTGGCGGCGACATCCGCGGCTTTCGCCGCGCCTGACGCCGACCAGCTTTATCAGCAAGGGGTGAAGGATTACAAGTCCGGCAACCTTGCGGCGGCGCAAAGCGAACTGAAACAATACCTTGTCGCCGCTCCGCAGGACGGCCCGGCGCACGGACTCCTCGGTTACATTTATCTGCGGAACAACGACGCGGCGGACGCCATCCTCCATCTCAAGCAGGCGGTCGCGATCACGCCCAAGGATTACTCCGCGCATAACAATCTCGGCGCGGCGTACTTGAAGGCGAACCAGACCGACGCGGCTATCGCCGAATACAAGATCGTCACGGCGGCGACTCCCGCCAGCGCCTCGGCGCATTTCAATCTCGGCAACGCCTACGCACAGCTGGAGCAGTATCCGGCGGCCATCAAGGAGTATCAGCTTTCCATCGCGCGGCAGCCGTCCGCGCCGACATATATCAATCTGGGATACGCGCTGGAGAAGTCCGGGAAGTTCGCGCCGGCGGCCGAAGCCTACCGAAGCGCCGCCGCGATCGATCCCAAGAACTCGTCGGCATGGCTGAACGCCGGTCTTTTGTATCAGCAGACCGGAGACACCGGCAAGGCGATCGGCGCGCTCAGCCGCGCCGTCGCGCTTGGGACCGAGCACAAATACCCCGCGCATTTCGCGCTGGGCGAGGCTTACGCCGCCACGAACCGGCAGCCGGAAGCGATCAGTGAGTTCCAGGTCGCCTCGCGCTTGCAGCCGAAGGAGTTCGCGCCCTGGTTCAATCTCGCGATCGTGCAATCGCGCGCCGGCGACCTGCTGGCCTCCATCGCCGCGTATCGAAAGGCGCTGGAGATCAAGCCGGGCGACAAGGCCACCACGCTCAATCTCGGCATCGCGCTCGGCGACGCCGGCAAGACGGACGAGGCGATCGCGCTGCTTAACCAAGTTGCCGACGCCGATCCGGACGGCGCGGAGGCGCATGTGGCGCTTGGAGAGATCTACACGCGTCAGGGCGACTACGCCAAGGCGAAGGGCGAACTCAAAACGGCGCTGGAGAACAAGCCGGACGACCTCGATATCAAGCTGGCGCTTGCGGATCTGTACTACGCGCAGAAGAATTACCTGGACGCCGTCACCCTCTACGATAATGTCGCGAAGGCCGAGCCGCGCAATTCCAACGCCCAGAACAGCCGTGGGCTGGCGCATGAGGCGCTCGGCGATCTCGTGACCGCGATCGACGCGTTTCAGGCGGCCCTCGACGCCGATCCGAAAAACGCCATCGCGCAAAATAATCTTGGTGTGGTCTACGAAAAACAAGGTAGAACTACTGTAGCGCTGGCAGCCTACCGTAAAGCCGTCCAAATCGACCCGAATCTGAAAGAAGCGCGGGAAAACGTGTCTCGCTTCTCTCGGAAATAA
- the glnA gene encoding type I glutamate--ammonia ligase, whose translation MAKTAKDVLNLIKEKELKFVDVKFVDVPGTWQHFTLPAHRFTEDNFTEGMPFDGSSVRGFQTIDESDMLLVPDADSAIIDPFTEIPTLSIIADVEDPITREKYPRDPRNIAKNAEAYLTSTGIADTVYLGPEAEFYVFNDIRYGQTANTGFYAIDSDEAAWNTGRDEKPNLGYKMRTKEGYFPVPPSDTLSDLRGEMVMTLLEAGVEVDVHHHEVGNAGQGEIGLKYNTLVKMADHLLLHKYIVKNVAAQNGYTATFMPKPIFQDNGSGMHTSVSMWKNGSNVFYDEKGYGGLSETAIYYIGGILKHAKALLAFGAASTNSYRRLVPGYEAPINLVYSARNRSAAIRIPVTQNPKAKRVEFRAPDPTANPYLLFSALVMAGIDGIQNKIMPPAPVDKDIYELAPEEKAGIAQTPGSLAESLDALEADHDFLLKGDVFTKSLIETYIDYKRVREVEGVALRPHPYEFYLYYDC comes from the coding sequence ATGGCAAAAACAGCCAAAGACGTCCTGAACCTGATCAAAGAGAAGGAATTGAAGTTTGTCGACGTGAAATTCGTCGATGTGCCCGGTACGTGGCAGCACTTCACCCTCCCCGCCCACCGATTTACCGAGGATAACTTCACCGAGGGAATGCCGTTCGACGGCTCCTCCGTGCGTGGTTTCCAGACAATCGATGAGTCGGACATGCTCCTGGTCCCCGACGCGGACAGCGCGATCATCGATCCCTTCACCGAAATCCCGACGCTCTCGATCATCGCGGACGTCGAAGATCCGATCACTCGCGAGAAGTATCCCCGCGACCCTCGCAACATCGCCAAGAACGCCGAGGCTTACCTGACCTCCACCGGCATCGCCGACACGGTCTACCTCGGACCCGAGGCGGAGTTCTACGTCTTCAACGACATCCGCTACGGCCAGACGGCCAACACCGGTTTCTACGCCATCGACTCCGATGAAGCGGCCTGGAACACGGGACGCGACGAGAAACCGAACCTCGGCTACAAGATGCGCACCAAGGAAGGCTACTTCCCCGTGCCGCCGTCCGACACCCTTTCCGACCTGCGCGGCGAGATGGTCATGACCCTGCTGGAAGCGGGCGTGGAAGTTGACGTCCACCACCACGAAGTCGGCAACGCCGGCCAGGGCGAGATCGGTCTGAAGTACAACACGCTCGTGAAGATGGCGGACCACCTCCTTCTGCACAAGTACATCGTCAAGAACGTCGCCGCCCAGAACGGCTACACCGCCACGTTCATGCCCAAGCCGATCTTCCAGGACAACGGCTCCGGCATGCACACCAGTGTCTCGATGTGGAAGAACGGCTCGAACGTTTTCTACGATGAGAAGGGCTACGGCGGCCTGTCCGAAACGGCGATCTACTACATCGGCGGTATCCTGAAGCATGCGAAGGCGCTCCTGGCCTTCGGCGCGGCGTCCACCAACTCCTACCGCCGCCTGGTGCCGGGTTACGAAGCTCCGATCAACCTGGTCTACTCGGCCCGGAACCGCTCGGCCGCGATCCGCATCCCCGTCACGCAGAACCCGAAGGCCAAGCGTGTCGAGTTCCGCGCTCCGGACCCGACGGCGAACCCGTACCTGCTCTTCTCCGCATTGGTGATGGCGGGCATCGACGGTATCCAGAACAAGATCATGCCCCCGGCTCCGGTCGACAAGGATATCTACGAACTGGCTCCTGAAGAGAAGGCCGGCATCGCGCAGACCCCCGGCTCCCTGGCCGAATCGCTCGACGCCCTCGAAGCCGACCACGACTTCCTGCTCAAGGGCGACGTGTTCACCAAGAGCCTGATCGAGACCTACATCGACTACAAGCGAGTTCGTGAAGTGGAAGGCGTCGCTCTGCGGCCCCATCCGTACGAGTTCTACCTGTACTACGACTGCTAG